The sequence ACTTCGCGAGCGCCGTGAGCGCGTTCGTCACCGCCACGGGCATGACCGATTTGGACTTCGACGTCGAGCAAGCTCCGGTCATGACTACCTCCGCAAATCAGAAGCGCGGACAGGGCCTCGCGACGGTGCAAGCGCAGTTGGGAATCAAGGTCAGCTTCACGCTTCCCGTGGACACGACCGGGCTCGAGGCGAATGGACTTGATGTGGTGGTCCAGGCCGTCAACGCGGGCGTCACCATCTCGCATGTGAACTTGATGGTGATGGATTACGGGCCAAGTCAGACCGGCTCGATGGGCACGTATGCCACGCAGGCGCTGACGGCGACGCAAGCGCAGCTCAAGGCCAACATCCCCGGGCTCAGCGATGGGGCCGCGTGGGCGATGCTCGGCGCCACGCCGATGATTGGCCAGAACGACACGACCGGAGAGATCTTCACGCTCACGGACGCGCAGACGCTCCTCGATTTCGCTCAACAGAATCAAATTGGGCTGTTGTCGTTCTGGTCGATTCAGCGCGATCGGCCGGGCACGGACTACAACGACAGCTCGACGGTCAATACGGCGGACTATC is a genomic window of Deltaproteobacteria bacterium containing:
- a CDS encoding chitinase — protein: MVWIRLVVAALCVAAFQLGCSSECGGNASCVHKPTSASTGTSAAGGTFGSNGTSTSSSTGSASSTSSTSSASGTSGTTGSGGAIEFAPYFETWAWGDSSYPFTGLVDLKNKSGVNGATIAFVLSNGGCDTTQDVEQNQADVDAFVASGGLLKASFGGADGTYVDAACNTASDFASAVSAFVTATGMTDLDFDVEQAPVMTTSANQKRGQGLATVQAQLGIKVSFTLPVDTTGLEANGLDVVVQAVNAGVTISHVNLMVMDYGPSQTGSMGTYATQALTATQAQLKANIPGLSDGAAWAMLGATPMIGQNDTTGEIFTLTDAQTLLDFAQQNQIGLLSFWSIQRDRPGTDYNDSSTVNTADYQFADVFKVVQ